The proteins below come from a single Nitrosospira sp. Is2 genomic window:
- the ftsX gene encoding permease-like cell division protein FtsX, whose product MSVWLSHHFYAFAVAIKRLARAPLGSLLSIAVIGIAFSLPAGIYVLLENLHSLSGQFSATPQLSLFLKLDADGEAVAEIESRLKQHPDVASFRFIPKNSALEQLKQSSEIGDVMDGLERNPLPDAFVLSAKSIAPERLEALRKELTKLPQIEHAQLDSAWAKRLDALLKLGRAGVLMLAALLSFSLVAVAFNTIRLQIMTMRDEIEVSKLIGATKGFIRRPFLYFGAIQGAVGGVAAWLIISWGIYLADEQLKDLMELYEVNFRLYHLSLEDSLSLLLFSALLGWTGAWLSATNQLWRIEPR is encoded by the coding sequence ATGAGCGTCTGGCTTTCTCATCATTTTTACGCTTTTGCAGTTGCAATAAAGCGCCTGGCGCGTGCGCCACTGGGCAGCCTGCTCAGCATTGCAGTCATCGGGATCGCCTTCAGCCTTCCCGCAGGAATTTATGTGCTGCTGGAAAACCTTCATTCGCTCTCGGGGCAATTCTCCGCAACGCCTCAATTGAGCCTGTTTCTAAAGCTTGACGCAGACGGGGAGGCGGTAGCCGAAATAGAATCCCGCTTGAAGCAACACCCGGATGTCGCCAGTTTCAGGTTCATTCCCAAGAATAGCGCACTGGAGCAGCTCAAGCAAAGCTCAGAAATTGGTGATGTAATGGATGGCCTCGAGCGCAATCCTCTGCCGGATGCTTTTGTCCTAAGCGCCAAGAGCATTGCTCCGGAGCGCCTGGAAGCGTTGCGCAAGGAACTGACGAAGCTGCCGCAGATCGAGCATGCCCAGCTCGACTCGGCCTGGGCGAAACGTCTGGACGCCTTGCTTAAGCTGGGGCGGGCGGGCGTACTGATGCTTGCCGCTTTGCTGAGCTTCTCGCTTGTGGCGGTGGCATTTAACACCATTCGGCTGCAAATAATGACGATGCGGGATGAAATAGAAGTTTCCAAGTTGATTGGCGCAACCAAAGGCTTCATTCGCCGGCCTTTTCTGTATTTTGGCGCCATTCAGGGAGCGGTCGGCGGCGTGGCGGCGTGGCTCATTATTTCTTGGGGAATCTATCTCGCGGACGAGCAACTGAAAGACCTGATGGAACTCTACGAAGTGAATTTTCGCCTATACCATCTCTCACTTGAAGATAGTTTGAGCTTGTTGCTGTTTTCGGCGCTGCTGGGGTGGACTGGGGCGTGGTTGTCAGCTACAAATCAGTTGTGGCGCATAGAACCTCGATAA
- the rpoH gene encoding RNA polymerase sigma factor RpoH, whose protein sequence is MTFALAVPSASGSIESYIQSVNGFRILSQEEEIRLARSLRDEENIDAARQLVLSHLRVVVAIARGYKGYGLPQADLIQEGNIGLMKAVKRYDPERGVRLVSFAVHWIKAEIHEFILRNWRLVKIATTKAQRKLFFNLRSMKPVLDTMNPDEVNAIARQLGVKAEEVVEMETRFSGRDISLEPMSDDDEDDTFSPIAYLTDGSEPQQQLETEETRRVRGEGLERALASLDSRSRRIIEARWLREKDTATLHDLADELGVSAERIRQIEVKAMQKMRTAMGSIA, encoded by the coding sequence ATGACTTTTGCTCTAGCCGTACCCTCAGCAAGCGGCAGCATTGAAAGCTACATTCAGTCCGTTAATGGCTTTCGCATTCTTTCTCAGGAAGAAGAAATCCGTCTGGCGCGTTCGCTGAGAGATGAAGAAAATATCGACGCGGCTCGTCAGCTGGTGCTGTCACACTTGCGTGTGGTAGTGGCCATTGCACGCGGTTATAAAGGTTATGGCCTGCCCCAGGCCGACTTGATACAGGAAGGCAATATCGGGTTGATGAAAGCAGTCAAACGCTATGATCCCGAGCGTGGGGTGAGACTCGTCTCATTTGCGGTACATTGGATCAAGGCGGAAATCCACGAATTCATACTTCGGAACTGGCGACTGGTGAAGATTGCCACAACCAAGGCCCAGCGAAAACTATTCTTCAATCTTCGGAGTATGAAGCCGGTTCTCGATACCATGAATCCCGACGAAGTCAATGCCATTGCGAGGCAGTTGGGGGTCAAGGCCGAAGAAGTCGTAGAAATGGAGACGCGGTTTAGCGGCCGTGACATCTCGCTCGAACCGATGTCCGATGACGACGAGGACGATACATTCAGCCCGATCGCCTATCTCACCGATGGCTCGGAACCCCAGCAACAGCTGGAAACAGAAGAGACCCGGCGAGTGCGAGGAGAAGGACTGGAACGCGCGCTCGCAAGCCTCGACTCGCGCAGCCGTCGCATTATCGAAGCTCGCTGGCTGCGGGAAAAAGACACCGCCACACTCCACGACCTTGCTGACGAGTTGGGCGTTTCGGCTGAGCGTATCCGACAGATTGAAGTCAAAGCGATGCAAAAAATGCGGACAGCCATGGGGTCGATTGCATAG
- a CDS encoding BolA family protein, whose translation MVTAESIKSQIEAGMPCELVHVEGDDGYHFSAVIVSAEFRGKNMVRQHQMVYGALGDRMKQEIHALSMKTLTPEQWNESNPT comes from the coding sequence ATGGTTACAGCAGAGAGCATAAAAAGTCAGATTGAGGCGGGCATGCCGTGTGAACTGGTGCACGTTGAGGGAGACGACGGTTATCATTTCAGCGCAGTTATCGTGAGCGCTGAATTCCGCGGAAAGAATATGGTGCGCCAGCACCAGATGGTTTATGGCGCCCTTGGCGACAGGATGAAGCAGGAAATCCATGCGCTTTCCATGAAAACCCTGACCCCTGAGCAGTGGAATGAAAGCAACCCAACCTGA
- a CDS encoding ABC transporter permease: MTGFLTLLHKELLRFWKVGFQTVFAPMVSTLLYLMIFSHVLEAHVEAFPGVAYAVFLIPGLVMMAILQNAFANSSSSLIQSKITGNLVFVLLSPLSYREIFFAYVLASVARGLAVGLGVYIVTTGFFDIPIASFPWVFLFALVGSALLGAVGIIAGIWADKFDQLAAFQNFVILPLTFLSGVFYSLHSLPPFWQQLSHLNPFFYMIDGFRYGFFNASDISPYISLGIVAMCFIAVSWVTLKMLKSGYKIRH, from the coding sequence ATGACCGGGTTTCTTACTCTGCTGCATAAAGAGTTGCTGCGATTCTGGAAGGTTGGGTTTCAAACGGTATTTGCACCCATGGTGTCCACGCTGCTTTATCTCATGATTTTCTCGCACGTGCTTGAAGCGCACGTGGAGGCATTCCCCGGCGTAGCATATGCGGTCTTTCTGATTCCGGGACTGGTCATGATGGCGATATTGCAGAATGCCTTCGCCAACTCGTCATCCAGCCTCATCCAGTCGAAGATCACGGGTAACCTGGTTTTTGTTTTATTGTCGCCGCTTTCCTACCGGGAGATCTTTTTCGCCTATGTATTGGCTTCAGTTGCGCGCGGACTCGCGGTTGGGTTGGGGGTATATATCGTTACAACTGGGTTTTTTGATATCCCTATAGCCTCATTTCCATGGGTATTTCTATTCGCCCTGGTAGGAAGCGCGTTGCTGGGTGCAGTTGGGATTATCGCGGGCATCTGGGCGGACAAATTCGATCAGCTGGCGGCATTTCAAAACTTTGTCATCCTCCCGCTGACTTTTTTATCGGGCGTATTCTATTCCCTTCATTCACTACCGCCTTTCTGGCAGCAGTTGTCTCACTTGAATCCGTTTTTCTATATGATCGACGGTTTCCGCTATGGTTTTTTTAATGCCTCGGATATCTCGCCCTATATCAGCCTCGGGATTGTAGCGATGTGCTTTATAGCGGTATCATGGGTGACGTTGAAGATGCTGAAGAGCGGATACAAGATTCGGCATTAG
- a CDS encoding ABC transporter ATP-binding protein: protein MALAIEVKQLHKRFGNFPALGGVDLEIEAGEFFALLGPNGAGKTTLINIIAGLTLASSGSVSVMGHDVVMHYRQARRMLGVVPQELVYDPFFTVRETLAIQSGYYGLKNNGKWIEEILHHLDLVSKADANMRALSGGMKRRVLVAQSLVHKPPVIVLDEPTAGVDVELRQGLWRFIRQLNRDGHTIVLTTHYLDEAEALCNRVAMLKQGRVVALDSIRNLIASISGCSVRLRLSPDILPPTLQPLASQQDDGFHILALKGYSQIEDVLAALRLAKTCILEMEILQPDLEEVFVNITGPGTKPSAALAP from the coding sequence ATGGCACTGGCAATCGAAGTCAAACAGCTGCACAAGCGCTTTGGCAATTTTCCTGCTTTGGGGGGTGTAGACCTCGAAATAGAAGCAGGCGAGTTTTTTGCCCTGCTCGGCCCCAACGGTGCCGGTAAAACCACGCTTATCAATATCATTGCCGGGTTGACCCTCGCGAGCAGCGGCAGCGTCAGCGTCATGGGACACGATGTTGTTATGCATTATCGTCAAGCTCGCCGCATGCTGGGCGTCGTACCCCAGGAGTTGGTGTACGATCCGTTCTTTACTGTCCGTGAAACACTCGCCATTCAATCCGGGTACTACGGCCTGAAAAATAATGGGAAGTGGATAGAGGAGATACTCCACCATCTCGATCTTGTCAGCAAGGCGGATGCCAACATGCGTGCACTGTCGGGCGGCATGAAACGACGTGTCCTGGTGGCTCAGTCGCTGGTTCATAAACCACCGGTAATCGTGCTTGACGAACCGACTGCGGGGGTAGACGTGGAACTGCGCCAGGGACTCTGGCGTTTTATCAGGCAATTGAACCGCGACGGTCACACGATAGTACTCACCACTCATTATCTAGATGAGGCTGAAGCACTGTGTAACCGGGTGGCGATGCTGAAGCAAGGGCGGGTCGTGGCTCTCGACAGTATCAGGAATCTCATCGCCAGCATCTCCGGGTGCTCCGTGCGTCTGCGGTTATCGCCGGACATACTGCCGCCTACGCTGCAGCCCCTGGCAAGTCAGCAGGATGATGGATTTCACATTCTGGCACTCAAGGGCTATTCGCAGATCGAAGACGTATTGGCCGCCTTGCGTCTGGCAAAAACGTGCATTCTGGAAATGGAGATTCTGCAACCTGATCTCGAAGAGGTATTCGTGAACATCACCGGCCCCGGCACCAAGCCCTCCGCAGCTTTGGCGCCATGA
- a CDS encoding lipid asymmetry maintenance protein MlaB gives MSADVVLGEGGELSVEGAATIDTIVGMVARGAALFNGDNQVVDLGGVTEVDSSAVSMLLEWQREANRSGRRMCFTNMPPKLQSLVRLYGVADLVHLA, from the coding sequence ATGAGCGCTGACGTGGTTTTAGGCGAGGGCGGCGAGCTGAGTGTCGAGGGAGCGGCCACGATCGATACTATTGTCGGGATGGTTGCGCGGGGCGCCGCCCTATTTAACGGCGATAACCAAGTGGTTGACCTTGGGGGAGTAACCGAAGTGGACTCGTCGGCCGTCAGTATGTTATTGGAATGGCAGCGCGAGGCTAACCGCAGCGGACGCCGGATGTGTTTTACAAATATGCCGCCAAAACTGCAAAGCCTTGTTCGCCTGTACGGGGTTGCGGACCTGGTTCATTTGGCATAA
- a CDS encoding ABC transporter substrate-binding protein has product MKKNLGIPLMLSAWLLAVPAWAVETSPDTLVDNTAQEVLAIVRQDKDIRGGNKAKILDLVEAKILPHFNFNRMTRLAMGKNWSKAAPDQQQELVKEFRTLLVRTYSNALSSYSDATIKVEPLKNKGGETDTTVKTRVIQDQGQEPVPIDYSMEKTGDGWKVYDVTVAGVSLVTNYRSTFNNQVREGGVEKLLKTLAEKNRSLVASDKKAALAQ; this is encoded by the coding sequence ATGAAAAAAAATCTTGGTATCCCTCTAATGCTTTCTGCATGGTTGCTGGCGGTCCCGGCGTGGGCGGTCGAAACCAGTCCGGATACACTGGTGGACAATACGGCCCAGGAGGTGCTTGCAATCGTGAGGCAGGATAAGGATATTCGCGGAGGCAATAAAGCGAAAATTCTTGATCTGGTGGAAGCGAAGATTTTGCCGCACTTCAACTTTAACCGTATGACCCGTCTGGCGATGGGCAAGAACTGGTCCAAGGCCGCGCCCGACCAGCAACAGGAGCTTGTGAAAGAGTTCAGAACGCTCCTCGTCCGCACATATTCCAACGCGCTTTCTTCCTATAGCGACGCCACTATCAAGGTTGAACCCCTGAAAAACAAGGGAGGGGAGACCGATACCACCGTAAAAACCAGGGTAATACAAGATCAGGGTCAGGAACCGGTTCCCATCGACTACAGCATGGAAAAAACCGGTGACGGGTGGAAGGTATACGATGTGACGGTTGCCGGAGTAAGTCTGGTGACAAATTACCGAAGCACCTTCAATAACCAGGTGCGTGAGGGGGGCGTGGAAAAGCTCCTCAAGACCTTGGCAGAAAAAAATCGCTCTCTAGTTGCATCCGATAAGAAGGCGGCACTAGCCCAATAA
- the mlaD gene encoding outer membrane lipid asymmetry maintenance protein MlaD, producing the protein MQRTTMDLWVGMFVIAGIGALLVLAFKVGNLGTYSADDSYTVTGSFENIGGLKVRAPVKSAGVVVGRVTDIQFSTQTFDAQVIMNIDSRYQFPKDTFASILTSGLIGEQYIGLAAGGDEAVLKSGDKIMKTNSALVLEEMIGRFLFNKASESDGKEKAEAD; encoded by the coding sequence ATGCAGCGAACAACAATGGATTTATGGGTGGGAATGTTTGTCATAGCCGGAATCGGCGCATTGCTGGTATTGGCTTTCAAGGTGGGAAATCTGGGAACTTACAGCGCGGATGACAGCTATACCGTGACGGGAAGTTTCGAAAATATCGGCGGCTTGAAAGTCAGGGCGCCGGTAAAAAGTGCAGGGGTAGTAGTTGGGCGCGTGACGGATATACAGTTCAGCACGCAAACTTTCGATGCCCAGGTGATCATGAACATCGATAGCCGTTACCAGTTTCCAAAGGACACTTTCGCGAGTATCCTGACGTCCGGCCTCATAGGCGAGCAATACATCGGGCTCGCAGCGGGGGGTGACGAGGCAGTGCTGAAGAGTGGTGACAAGATCATGAAAACCAATTCTGCGCTGGTTTTGGAAGAGATGATTGGACGATTCCTGTTCAACAAGGCGTCCGAGAGCGACGGGAAGGAAAAGGCCGAGGCAGACTGA
- the mlaE gene encoding lipid asymmetry maintenance ABC transporter permease subunit MlaE, producing the protein MPRRIVVGIRGVGHRVIDSIWRLGYASRFFLLTLLKSGTSLRRFGLIIREIYFTGVLSLIIIIVSGLFVGMVLGLQGYETLQRYGAESAVGTMVALSLLRELGPVVAALLFASRAGSAITAEIGLMKATEQLAAMEMMAVDPIARVVAPRFWAGVISMPFLAALFSAIGIFGGYLVAVVLIGVDDGSFWSQMQNAVDFRYDIVNGVIKTCVFGVAVTAIAVFEGYDASPTAEGVSGATTRTVVTSSLAILGLDFVLTSFMFRGMS; encoded by the coding sequence TTGCCTAGACGCATTGTTGTCGGGATCCGCGGGGTCGGTCATCGCGTAATCGACAGTATTTGGCGACTGGGTTATGCCAGCCGCTTTTTCCTGCTGACACTGCTGAAATCCGGCACCAGCCTGCGGCGTTTCGGCCTGATCATCCGCGAGATATACTTCACGGGCGTACTGTCGTTAATCATTATTATCGTATCGGGGTTATTCGTTGGCATGGTCCTCGGCTTACAGGGCTACGAGACATTGCAGAGATATGGCGCCGAATCGGCCGTGGGCACAATGGTGGCATTGTCGCTATTACGCGAGCTGGGGCCGGTGGTGGCGGCGCTACTATTTGCCAGCCGCGCCGGATCAGCAATTACCGCGGAAATCGGCCTGATGAAAGCGACCGAGCAACTGGCGGCGATGGAGATGATGGCAGTCGATCCTATTGCGCGCGTAGTCGCTCCACGGTTCTGGGCTGGAGTGATCTCGATGCCGTTTCTGGCGGCATTGTTTTCCGCGATCGGCATATTCGGCGGTTATCTGGTAGCGGTAGTTCTTATTGGGGTGGACGACGGGTCTTTTTGGTCGCAAATGCAAAATGCAGTGGATTTCCGTTATGACATCGTCAATGGCGTCATAAAGACCTGCGTTTTCGGCGTGGCGGTAACTGCAATAGCGGTATTTGAAGGCTATGATGCGTCACCCACGGCGGAGGGGGTATCGGGCGCTACCACGCGTACCGTCGTGACTTCCTCGCTGGCGATTCTCGGTCTCGATTTTGTTTTGACCTCATTCATGTTCAGGGGAATGAGCTGA
- a CDS encoding ABC transporter ATP-binding protein yields the protein MAPDALIEIRDVTFSYGERPILKGIDMDMHRGQVIAIMGGSGSGKTTLLRLIGGAVRPSSGYVKFAGKVVHEQTRDELFHMRRKMSMLFQFGALFTDLSVFDNVAFQMREHTNLPESMIRDLVLMKLQAVGLRGAHDLMPAQLSGGMARRVALARSIALDPVLIMYDEPFTGLDPISLTVIGNLIRRLTDALGMTSIVVTHDVQESLKIVDYVYFISDGVIAAHGAPAEVRESVAPFVHQFVHGEEDGPVTFHYPAPAYASDLRLENGFA from the coding sequence ATGGCACCCGACGCTTTAATTGAAATCAGGGACGTGACCTTTTCCTACGGAGAGCGTCCGATTCTCAAGGGGATCGACATGGACATGCACCGCGGCCAGGTCATAGCCATCATGGGCGGCAGCGGCAGCGGCAAGACTACTTTGTTGCGCCTCATCGGCGGGGCGGTTCGGCCCTCTTCGGGATATGTCAAGTTCGCCGGTAAGGTCGTGCATGAGCAGACGCGGGACGAGCTTTTCCACATGCGCCGGAAAATGAGCATGCTGTTCCAGTTCGGCGCGTTATTTACTGATCTGTCCGTATTCGATAACGTCGCGTTTCAAATGCGGGAACATACTAATCTGCCGGAATCCATGATCCGCGACCTGGTCCTGATGAAACTGCAGGCTGTCGGCCTGCGCGGCGCGCACGACTTGATGCCCGCGCAACTTTCCGGAGGAATGGCGAGGCGGGTGGCGCTGGCGCGCTCCATTGCGCTCGATCCGGTCCTCATCATGTATGATGAGCCTTTCACCGGGCTGGACCCGATCTCGCTCACAGTCATCGGTAATTTGATCCGCCGCCTGACGGATGCATTGGGCATGACCTCGATCGTCGTCACGCACGATGTGCAGGAGTCCCTGAAAATCGTGGATTATGTGTATTTCATTTCCGATGGCGTGATTGCGGCACATGGCGCCCCGGCGGAAGTGCGCGAGTCAGTTGCGCCGTTCGTGCATCAGTTCGTGCATGGTGAAGAAGACGGACCCGTTACATTCCACTACCCGGCCCCGGCATATGCGAGTGATCTGAGACTGGAGAACGGTTTTGCCTAG
- a CDS encoding DUF3426 domain-containing protein, which yields MALITRCPSCAAAFRVTPLDLQAHGGDVRCGRCGQIFNGYSMLATGREPEAAEPSPSEAEQPAQGAASGARIAGRDDGSEPALSKESSVQSDVPLRRRDESIQEEVTAEEPHAQATAPPLTSAERLAAEQPVAGEALGEAPWAREPVIKDEEAANRASDSSIGETAGREEPVWRPEEADTQAQEDLSDEDYSPRPNAFEKAQPRLHTIVWTVGTLFLLFVLAAQATYFYRAELAFSVPAAKPYLERYCELLDCTVRLPQRTKSLNIESSDMQSDTQRPGVITLNATVRNHASYPQAFPLFQLTLIDAKDRPLASRTFLPEAYLGHKVGAADAIAPNDEINISLHLDSGNLNAAGYRLSLLYPGS from the coding sequence ATGGCCCTCATAACGCGGTGTCCTAGCTGTGCGGCTGCTTTCCGCGTAACGCCCCTGGATCTGCAGGCGCATGGCGGCGATGTGCGCTGCGGCCGCTGCGGGCAGATATTCAATGGTTATTCCATGCTCGCGACGGGGCGCGAGCCCGAAGCCGCGGAGCCGTCGCCTTCAGAGGCTGAGCAGCCGGCGCAAGGCGCCGCCAGCGGGGCCAGGATTGCGGGGCGAGATGATGGGTCCGAGCCCGCTTTATCAAAAGAAAGCTCGGTGCAAAGCGACGTTCCTTTGCGCCGACGCGATGAATCAATCCAGGAGGAAGTTACTGCAGAAGAGCCGCACGCGCAGGCAACAGCCCCCCCCCTGACGTCCGCCGAGCGCCTCGCGGCGGAGCAACCGGTCGCCGGGGAAGCCTTGGGAGAAGCACCCTGGGCCCGGGAACCGGTGATCAAAGACGAGGAAGCGGCGAACAGAGCCAGCGACAGCTCGATCGGCGAGACCGCTGGCAGGGAAGAGCCCGTCTGGCGGCCAGAGGAGGCCGACACACAGGCACAGGAAGACCTTTCGGACGAGGACTACTCGCCAAGACCCAATGCTTTTGAGAAAGCACAGCCGCGCCTGCACACCATTGTGTGGACCGTCGGGACCCTGTTTTTGCTTTTTGTCCTGGCAGCGCAGGCCACTTATTTTTATCGCGCCGAGTTGGCGTTTTCGGTGCCCGCCGCCAAGCCGTACCTTGAACGTTACTGCGAGCTGCTGGACTGCACGGTCCGGCTGCCTCAGCGAACAAAATCGCTGAATATTGAGTCCTCAGATATGCAGTCGGATACGCAGCGTCCCGGCGTGATTACGCTTAATGCCACGGTACGCAACCATGCTTCCTATCCTCAGGCATTTCCATTATTTCAGCTCACCTTAATTGACGCGAAAGACCGTCCGCTCGCTAGCCGCACCTTTTTGCCGGAAGCGTATCTCGGACACAAGGTGGGAGCGGCCGATGCCATTGCCCCAAATGATGAAATCAACATAAGTCTTCACCTGGACAGTGGCAACCTGAACGCAGCCGGTTATCGCCTGTCGCTGCTTTATCCAGGCAGCTGA
- the prmA gene encoding 50S ribosomal protein L11 methyltransferase yields the protein MPWILLAIETDDTHAQVLSDALLELGALSTDLHDAAVGTEREQPLFDEAGEASGQIWVAAEVTALFDEAVDIPSIVHAAAGLAGLPFSTSYRITRVEEQDWVRTTQAQFSPIRISSHLWVVPSWHRIPDPGAVNLILDPGLAFGTGSHPSTQLCLAWLDENLRGGEDVLDYGCGSGILAIAAVKLGARHVVGVDIDPQAIDASRQNAVLNQCGDAQLKFYETRDARTGDIDGMSADMIVANILAGPLVMLEPILTRAARPGGRIALSGILTEQADEVALAYRQGFDIRIAREKDGWVLLTGTRT from the coding sequence ATGCCATGGATTTTGCTCGCTATCGAAACTGATGACACTCATGCACAGGTTTTGAGCGACGCATTGCTGGAACTGGGCGCCTTATCCACGGACCTGCATGACGCGGCCGTCGGCACCGAGCGTGAACAGCCCTTGTTCGATGAAGCCGGGGAGGCTTCGGGGCAGATTTGGGTTGCTGCGGAGGTTACCGCCCTATTTGATGAAGCGGTAGATATCCCGTCTATTGTGCACGCTGCGGCGGGTTTGGCCGGACTCCCCTTCTCGACCAGCTACCGTATCACGCGGGTGGAAGAGCAGGACTGGGTCCGGACTACTCAGGCACAGTTCAGTCCGATCCGGATATCTTCGCATTTATGGGTGGTTCCAAGCTGGCATCGCATCCCGGATCCCGGCGCAGTCAACCTGATACTTGATCCGGGACTGGCGTTTGGCACGGGCAGTCATCCCTCCACGCAACTTTGCCTAGCCTGGCTTGACGAAAACCTGCGAGGGGGCGAAGATGTTCTGGATTACGGCTGTGGTTCGGGCATACTCGCCATTGCCGCTGTAAAGCTCGGCGCACGTCATGTGGTTGGAGTGGATATCGATCCCCAGGCGATAGACGCGAGCCGCCAGAATGCAGTGCTCAATCAGTGCGGCGATGCGCAGCTGAAATTTTATGAGACCCGCGATGCCCGTACGGGCGACATAGACGGGATGAGTGCAGATATGATTGTCGCCAATATCCTGGCCGGACCGTTGGTCATGCTGGAACCCATACTGACGCGGGCTGCGCGCCCCGGAGGTCGCATCGCCCTCTCGGGCATACTCACGGAACAGGCCGACGAAGTCGCGCTAGCCTATCGGCAGGGGTTTGATATCCGAATCGCACGAGAAAAGGATGGTTGGGTTTTGTTGACGGGAACGAGAACGTGA